A stretch of DNA from Cololabis saira isolate AMF1-May2022 chromosome 17, fColSai1.1, whole genome shotgun sequence:
aacaacaatatATGAACATGAATACATAACTATGTGATATTCTCAAAATTATATCTGGTGTATAAGAAGGTGAATATTTATATTACCTTAGTCCAGCATGTGTTTATCCTAGCCTAGCTTATTACGATAATTAAAACACAAGGGAATGGGCAGCTGAgctgtctgtgcatttgtgtgaAAGACAATTCATATTTGTGCAATAAAATCTGCTGGAAACAAACGGTGTCCCTGCAATCAGGACGGGTAGCAGGGAGCGTGGAGAGCTCTACTGCACCTTGGTGACGGCCTCATAGATGGACTTGGCCACGTAGTCGATGTTCTTGGTGGTCAGACCGCACATGTTGATGCGGCCACTGGCCATTAGATAGATGTGCTTCTCCTTCACCATGTACTCCACTTGTTTCGCTGCAGGAAATACAGCAGAGCAAAGTTCTTTTAATCGTTTATATGTGATGATGTTACACTACTTTACAAAGCCTGTAAACACCTGTGTGTCTCAGAGGGGACTATGTTGGGTgatacaataaacaaatgtttaaaatgttggAATTCTTCAAGTATAACCttcaacttttatttatttatttatttatttatttaatgtttcttGAGTGTTTCACTAAACTTTCTGCATAATCATATAAGGAGCATTGtgtgtttaaaattaaataaaactcgAAACCAGAAAAAGTTAGGATGTTATTGAACATGCAatctaagaaaaaaaatttcttAAATTCACTTTGACTAAAGTTGTTTCACATCAATTACATTTcaaccatgtttttatttccgGCCTGTAACACATTGTTTAAAAAATTCCCAGTACTGCAAAGCCTTTTAGGAAGTcattattttgtccttttcttcctggaaacacattttaaggTGTCCAACAATACAGGGTTTAAGTTAAAGTAATGCATTTCTTTCCCTTTAATGTCCCATCTTCTTCTGATTTAGAGTTATAAATGTAACTTATTAAGTATACATGACAACAAATCTGAATGTTTCTGAGATTAAAGATATAAGCCTTGTGAAATTCTTTGACCACAGGACGTTCCCCAGACTAGCTGACAGGTACGTGTGTGTTTGGTAGTTGTGCTGAGGTAAGCATGTGTGTGACACAGAGTGTTTGCCGTCTGTGGGTCCTTGAACTCACTGTTCAGGCCTGTGAAGCTGAACATGCCAATCTGGTCCGTGATGTGCTCCCAGGTCCCTGGCGTTCCCAGAGCTTGAAGTTTAGCTTTCAGCTGAGCCCTCATCAACAAAACTCTGTCGGCCATGGTCTTCACATTGTTTTTCCTAAAGAAAAATGATTTGACCAAGAACAATTTAATATAAGAGATACTTCTGCTGCTGTGATTGTTGGCctttttataaaaaaagatTGCGTGCTGACCATTCAGAAAAGAGCTCGGGTGAATTAAGAGTGACAGCAACGATCCGAGCTCCTTGAGACGGCGGGTTGGACCAGGTGGTCCTGACAATCTTTTCCATCTGGGAGAGAATCCTCTTCAGGTTGTCTGCATCACGAGCTACTATTGTCAGGTTGCCCACACGCTCATCTAGATGGGAAAAAGACACAAGTGATGTGTAAAACAGAGATTGAATTGGCAGACCTGCATGCACGGCAGCTGCCAAACCAAACAGAAtttctgcagctccaccagcttTTGATCTTATTCAAAGCCCCTGGAGAcaaacatgtaaagcactttgtgctacatTTATGTATGggaagtgctttataaataaagttggatTGATGATTATTTGAAATTTGTCAAATCTGACATGAAATGGTGACGGATCACTGGTTTTACAAAACTAAATCTCTTCAGGAAGTCCACATAAAACCTTATGTGACCGTATCGGTTTTGGGGGTTTCTGCAAACACCTCTTAATGCACCAAAAGCCCACTCACTGTAGAGGCCAAAGTTCTTGGAGAATGACTGAGCGCAGAACATTTCAAAGCCCTTGGAGACAAAGTAACGGACGGCCCATGCATCTTTCTCGAGATCTCCTGAGGCAAATCCCTGATAGGCCGAGTCGAAGAACACAAACAGCTTTCTtctctagaaataagacaagttAAATGGTTAAATGGTCAAACACGTCATATGGTGACAATTATCTGCTGACATTGCTTAGTGGTGATCAAATGAACAATGGTTTACTTTGCTTTTGTGtgcatttattatttatatgcgGTTTAATACCATCATAACTTCAGCAATTTTCTTCCACTGCTCCTGCGTGGGGTCTGTTCCAGTCGGATTGTGGGCACAAGCATGCAGGACAAAGATTGAGCGCTCTGGACAACTCTGCAGAAAGCAAGACAAGAAGACATTGTTGTAAATTCccagagaaaataaaataataccaAAGTCATTTTGGGTGCTGCTTACTTCTAGATCAAAGAGGAAACCAGCCAAATCGAGCCCTCTCTTCTCTCCATCCCAGTACTTGTATGGACGAACATCATCAAAGCCAGCATTGGCGAATACAGcgttgtgattttctgtaaccaACAGTAAGAACAATTCTGATGTCCCTCCTTGCATTTATGGATTATGTTTGAtgcagatgaaaacaaaagATTGATGTAATAAAGTTTATCACATccaaaattataaaaaacaaGATAAGATGTGATAGTAAAAGGACATTTGCTTTGATGTCATCCTGAGTCTAAAGTCTGCACTGAGTCTACTTTGTGCTACTCctctttatttgtgtgtttaagTGTAGGTGTACCCCAAGTAGGTGCAGACACGTAGACAGGTGTTTTGGTGTTGTTGTTTCCATTATAAAATCGCCTTAGAAACTCTGCACCCATCTTCAAAGCACCAGTACCGCCCAGACATTGGACAGCTCCAACCTGGCAAATAAGCAGAACAAGACAGTCAGCTTCAGTGTAAATACATAAGTATAACTGCTTCAGCACCGTTTGTCATTGTGCAACACCAACCCTGTCATCCTTGATGGCAGGACTGTCGTCTCCCAGTGCGATCTTGGAGGCGGAGGATCTGAATTCAGGCAGGCCAAGGATGGGCAGATACTCGTGG
This window harbors:
- the got1 gene encoding aspartate aminotransferase, cytoplasmic, whose translation is MSVFSEVAQAAPVAVFKLSQDFANDQFPDKVNLGVGAYRTDDAKPWVLPVVKKVEKIIVHDDRLNHEYLPILGLPEFRSSASKIALGDDSPAIKDDRVGAVQCLGGTGALKMGAEFLRRFYNGNNNTKTPVYVSAPTWENHNAVFANAGFDDVRPYKYWDGEKRGLDLAGFLFDLESCPERSIFVLHACAHNPTGTDPTQEQWKKIAEVMMRRKLFVFFDSAYQGFASGDLEKDAWAVRYFVSKGFEMFCAQSFSKNFGLYNERVGNLTIVARDADNLKRILSQMEKIVRTTWSNPPSQGARIVAVTLNSPELFSEWKNNVKTMADRVLLMRAQLKAKLQALGTPGTWEHITDQIGMFSFTGLNTKQVEYMVKEKHIYLMASGRINMCGLTTKNIDYVAKSIYEAVTKVQ